The following are encoded together in the Salmonella enterica subsp. enterica serovar Choleraesuis genome:
- a CDS encoding 2-dehydro-3-deoxyphosphooctonate aldolase: MKLTPNFYQNRVCLNVLAGSKQNARDIYEAAEGHVLVGVLSKNYPDIESAVADMRDYAALIDNALSVGLGAGDPNQSAMVSEISRQVQPQHVNQVFTGVATSRALLGQNESVVNGLVSPTGTVGMVKISTGPLSSNAPDGIVPIETAIALLKDMGGSSVKYFPMGGLKCRDEFAAVAKACAEHDFWLEPTGGIDLENFEEIMQIALDAGVSKIIPHIYSSIIDKDSGDTRPQDVATLLAMTKKLLG, translated from the coding sequence ATGAAACTGACTCCGAATTTCTATCAGAACCGGGTTTGCCTGAACGTACTTGCAGGCTCCAAACAGAATGCCCGCGATATCTACGAAGCGGCGGAAGGCCATGTGCTGGTCGGCGTGCTGTCCAAAAACTATCCGGATATCGAAAGCGCGGTTGCGGATATGCGTGACTATGCGGCGCTGATTGATAACGCCCTGTCAGTAGGTCTGGGTGCTGGCGATCCTAACCAGTCGGCGATGGTGAGTGAAATCTCCCGTCAGGTTCAGCCGCAGCACGTTAACCAGGTATTTACCGGCGTGGCGACCAGCCGCGCGCTGCTGGGCCAGAACGAAAGCGTAGTTAACGGCCTGGTATCACCAACCGGTACCGTCGGTATGGTGAAAATCTCTACCGGTCCACTGAGCTCCAACGCACCAGACGGCATTGTGCCGATTGAAACCGCTATTGCCCTGCTCAAAGACATGGGCGGCAGCTCGGTGAAATACTTCCCGATGGGTGGCCTGAAATGCCGCGATGAGTTTGCTGCGGTAGCAAAAGCCTGTGCCGAGCACGATTTCTGGCTGGAGCCAACCGGCGGTATCGATCTGGAAAACTTCGAAGAAATTATGCAGATAGCGCTGGATGCTGGCGTTAGCAAAATTATTCCGCATATCTACAGCTCCATCATTGATAAAGACAGCGGTGACACCCGTCCTCAGGATGTGGCAACGCTGCTGGCGATGACCAAAAAGCTGCTGGGCTAA
- a CDS encoding malonyl CoA-acyl carrier protein transacylase, which yields MKILFTFPGQGTQHPGMLKTLPQYDLWRARVDAVLGEGEMARLDTPQALEHTRAVQLCLLIAGVAWAERLRLSGVRPDMVCGLSIGEYPAAVVAGALDFADALRLVARRGELMEQAWPSGYGLTAIMGLSRRQVESAMAGSDVWVANLNAEYQIVIAGSDTAMAETGERAKALGASRVKRLAVSVPSHCPLLDKPASELAKEFQSITLRRPAIAWLSGSSARVIWQPERIAECLANNMARTVRWQEAMVAAEERGVGLAVEMPPGGVLTCLARQAFRAADALSLERSGVEVICHVAARLSR from the coding sequence ATGAAAATACTCTTTACCTTTCCCGGACAGGGCACTCAACATCCGGGAATGCTGAAGACCCTGCCCCAGTACGATTTATGGCGCGCCAGGGTTGATGCGGTGCTGGGTGAAGGCGAGATGGCACGGCTCGATACTCCGCAGGCGCTGGAACATACCCGGGCGGTACAACTATGTCTGCTGATAGCTGGGGTGGCTTGGGCTGAACGGCTGCGTCTAAGCGGCGTACGACCAGATATGGTTTGCGGCCTGTCTATCGGCGAGTATCCGGCGGCGGTAGTGGCAGGAGCGCTGGATTTTGCCGACGCGCTGCGGCTGGTGGCACGGCGCGGTGAACTGATGGAGCAGGCCTGGCCTTCGGGGTATGGGCTAACTGCAATTATGGGACTGAGCCGACGCCAGGTGGAGTCTGCCATGGCGGGGAGCGATGTCTGGGTTGCCAACCTTAATGCCGAGTATCAAATAGTTATTGCCGGATCCGATACCGCGATGGCGGAAACGGGCGAGCGGGCGAAGGCACTGGGGGCAAGCCGGGTTAAGCGACTGGCTGTGAGCGTGCCGTCTCACTGTCCGCTGCTGGATAAACCGGCCAGCGAACTGGCGAAAGAATTTCAATCCATCACGCTACGCCGTCCGGCCATCGCCTGGCTTAGCGGCAGCAGCGCCCGCGTTATCTGGCAGCCAGAGCGGATTGCAGAGTGCCTGGCAAATAATATGGCGCGTACCGTGCGCTGGCAGGAGGCAATGGTAGCTGCTGAAGAGCGCGGTGTGGGGCTAGCCGTAGAAATGCCGCCGGGCGGTGTGTTGACTTGCCTGGCGCGCCAGGCGTTTCGCGCCGCCGATGCCCTGTCGCTGGAGCGCAGCGGCGTGGAGGTTATTTGCCACGTGGCGGCCAGACTCAGCCGCTGA
- the mdcG gene encoding phosphoribosyl-dephospho-CoA transferase, with amino-acid sequence MIFPRPHDLLWVTHRQDLDCADLPWLEACWDPSLPLVVRRDNDGSGRIAVGVRGERRDQRAAGWIDPAAIVRRVTPEQLVAQAQDQSLPFSQLAPLRAARILASRAWPWGWGITGSTGFALATGREVLHADSDLDLTIRAPQALSRERLAEWQDCISQLPCRADTQVETPQGAFALNEWLRGGAVLLKTNGGPNLTHSPWLSQGGDK; translated from the coding sequence ATGATCTTCCCGCGCCCTCACGATCTGTTATGGGTAACTCACCGGCAGGATCTGGATTGTGCCGATCTGCCGTGGCTGGAGGCCTGTTGGGATCCCTCGCTGCCGTTAGTGGTTCGCCGCGATAATGACGGCAGCGGAAGGATTGCGGTTGGGGTGCGGGGCGAGCGGCGGGATCAACGGGCGGCGGGCTGGATAGATCCTGCCGCTATCGTACGTCGGGTAACGCCGGAGCAACTGGTGGCGCAGGCGCAGGATCAATCGCTGCCTTTTTCACAACTGGCTCCGCTGCGCGCGGCTCGGATACTGGCGAGCCGAGCCTGGCCGTGGGGCTGGGGAATAACCGGCAGCACCGGCTTTGCGCTGGCGACTGGCCGGGAAGTGCTCCACGCCGACAGCGATCTTGACCTGACTATCCGCGCGCCGCAGGCATTAAGCCGCGAGCGGCTGGCGGAATGGCAGGACTGTATCAGCCAGCTGCCGTGCCGGGCGGATACCCAGGTGGAAACGCCGCAGGGGGCTTTTGCTCTTAACGAATGGCTGCGCGGCGGGGCGGTTTTGTTGAAAACAAACGGCGGACCGAACCTGACCCACAGCCCCTGGTTATCTCAGGGAGGCGATAAATGA
- a CDS encoding membrane protein: MEENKGFWFADWSFPIFVGLLSSGVFAGTHMYYLYGIGAFNEVAFVSMLRAGIDTGVYGAVAAFGASFLFARIIEGSLVGILDIGGAIQTGVGLGVPALLLGAGFVFPVANFAASLVTGLVIGLAIGYIIILARKFTIGQSNSTYGADVMMGAGNASGRFLGPLIILSAMTASIPIGLGSLLGALAFYLWQKPITGGAILGAMIFGSLFPVAIG, translated from the coding sequence ATGGAAGAGAATAAAGGTTTTTGGTTCGCCGACTGGTCGTTCCCGATTTTTGTCGGGCTGCTCTCCTCAGGCGTGTTTGCCGGTACCCACATGTACTACCTGTACGGCATCGGCGCATTTAACGAAGTGGCATTCGTCTCCATGCTGCGTGCCGGTATCGATACCGGTGTTTACGGCGCGGTAGCGGCGTTCGGTGCCAGCTTCCTGTTTGCCCGTATCATCGAAGGTTCTCTGGTCGGGATCCTGGATATCGGCGGTGCTATTCAGACCGGTGTTGGCCTCGGCGTTCCGGCGCTGCTGCTGGGCGCAGGCTTCGTGTTCCCGGTCGCTAACTTTGCCGCTTCGCTGGTGACTGGCCTGGTGATTGGCCTGGCTATCGGCTACATCATCATCCTGGCGCGTAAATTCACCATCGGCCAGAGTAACTCCACCTACGGGGCGGACGTGATGATGGGCGCAGGTAACGCTTCCGGTCGTTTCCTGGGGCCTTTGATTATCCTGAGCGCGATGACTGCGTCGATTCCAATCGGCCTCGGCTCACTGCTCGGCGCTCTGGCGTTCTACCTGTGGCAGAAACCGATTACCGGCGGTGCCATCCTCGGTGCCATGATTTTCGGTTCGCTGTTCCCGGTAGCGATTGGTTAA
- the mliC gene encoding membrane-bound lysozyme inhibitor of C-type lysozyme: protein MIKKIFSPAAAIIGILFSSHAFAAVNAIPLPGKGSITVESFSYRCQGVSQPLKVTYYTKGDNYLAMVPVQYFEKEESAALLFAGMVSASGTSYGAHQYTWSGKDKDWTLENDFTNKSVNCKQL, encoded by the coding sequence GTGATTAAAAAAATTTTTAGCCCGGCTGCCGCCATCATCGGCATACTGTTTTCCTCTCACGCTTTTGCCGCCGTTAATGCTATCCCGCTGCCCGGGAAAGGAAGTATTACGGTAGAGAGCTTTAGCTATCGCTGCCAGGGCGTATCTCAGCCCCTCAAGGTGACTTACTACACCAAAGGTGACAACTATCTGGCGATGGTGCCTGTTCAGTATTTTGAAAAAGAAGAGAGCGCGGCGCTGCTATTCGCCGGAATGGTATCGGCAAGCGGTACCAGCTACGGCGCTCACCAGTACACCTGGTCCGGCAAAGATAAAGACTGGACGCTGGAAAACGACTTCACTAACAAGTCAGTTAACTGTAAACAGCTTTAA
- a CDS encoding glycine dehydrogenase, producing MNNAMVMDNEAVNSASTDALAAQMLPRVYALLAQHHIIPNDVQQQMLTSHVKAMAHRSVTGEPLPEVEAELFEEISEDSMQLARAVVAEFGNLPDEEAWLLSVHFEVAKENG from the coding sequence GTGAACAACGCAATGGTTATGGACAATGAAGCCGTCAACAGCGCCAGCACGGATGCGCTTGCCGCCCAGATGCTGCCGCGAGTCTATGCGCTGCTGGCTCAACATCACATTATCCCCAACGACGTGCAGCAGCAGATGCTGACTTCTCACGTCAAGGCTATGGCGCACCGCAGCGTGACGGGTGAACCGCTGCCGGAAGTTGAGGCCGAGTTGTTTGAAGAAATTTCCGAGGACTCGATGCAGCTCGCCCGGGCCGTAGTTGCCGAATTCGGCAACCTGCCGGATGAAGAAGCGTGGTTGCTGTCGGTTCATTTTGAAGTTGCTAAAGAAAACGGTTAA
- a CDS encoding dihydroorotase produces the protein MFDLILRQAKRPDGTLFDIAIQDGKIAAIGQVSGQAHSERDLKGQYYVSAGWIDSHVHCYPSSPIYHDEPDSVGVASGVTTVVDAGSTGVDDIDSFYELTRSAGTDVRALLNISRIGLLRQNELADMQDIDEAAAGAAIKRYPDFIVGIKARMSSSVVGKNGITPLARAKAIQKANGDLPLMVHVGNNPPDLDEIAELLTAGDIITHCYNGKPNRILTPSGELRASVKNALDRGVRLDVGHGTASFSFEVGRAAIAMGILPHTISSDIYCKNRINGPVKSLAAVMSKFLAIGMTLPQVIDCVTLHAAQGLRLSAKGRLEVGADGDLTIFTLSEQPVLFTDSENDSLQADSQLVALAAVRAGKWFTTEQGKSEHVFDL, from the coding sequence ATGTTTGATTTAATTCTGCGTCAGGCGAAACGCCCCGACGGTACGCTGTTCGATATCGCCATTCAGGACGGTAAAATCGCCGCCATCGGCCAGGTCAGTGGCCAGGCACATAGCGAGCGCGACCTTAAAGGCCAGTATTACGTCAGCGCAGGCTGGATTGACTCCCACGTTCACTGCTATCCGAGCTCGCCGATTTATCATGACGAACCCGACAGCGTCGGCGTGGCGAGCGGCGTCACTACCGTAGTCGATGCCGGAAGTACCGGCGTTGATGATATCGACAGCTTTTATGAATTAACCCGCAGTGCAGGTACTGACGTGCGCGCGCTGCTCAATATTTCCCGCATTGGCCTGCTGCGCCAGAACGAACTGGCCGATATGCAGGACATTGACGAAGCCGCCGCCGGAGCCGCTATCAAGCGCTACCCGGATTTTATCGTGGGTATTAAAGCGCGCATGAGCAGCAGCGTGGTCGGTAAAAACGGCATCACGCCGCTGGCCCGTGCCAAGGCGATTCAAAAGGCGAATGGCGACTTACCGCTGATGGTCCACGTGGGCAATAACCCGCCAGACCTGGACGAAATCGCCGAACTGCTTACCGCGGGTGACATTATTACCCACTGCTACAACGGCAAACCTAACCGCATTCTGACGCCATCAGGCGAGCTGCGCGCATCGGTTAAAAATGCGCTGGATCGCGGCGTGCGCCTGGATGTGGGCCACGGTACCGCCAGCTTCAGTTTTGAGGTGGGGCGTGCGGCCATTGCGATGGGCATTTTGCCGCATACCATCAGCTCTGATATTTACTGCAAAAACCGCATCAATGGCCCGGTAAAAAGCCTGGCGGCGGTCATGTCCAAATTCTTAGCCATCGGCATGACGCTGCCGCAGGTTATCGACTGCGTCACGCTGCATGCGGCGCAGGGGCTGCGCCTGAGCGCTAAAGGGCGTCTGGAAGTGGGTGCCGACGGCGACCTGACTATCTTTACCCTGAGCGAGCAGCCGGTGCTGTTCACCGATTCTGAAAACGACAGCCTGCAGGCCGACAGCCAGCTGGTTGCGCTGGCCGCAGTGCGCGCCGGTAAGTGGTTCACCACCGAACAAGGAAAATCCGAACATGTCTTCGATCTATGA
- a CDS encoding membrane protein: MMFLIILIKSLIIGGLVGVGVGAGAARMFHAPTSQGMGAFRTLGELNSCEGDPASHFSFGLGFFFNAWASSVAAGAFTQDVDHRIIPHWGAAALMIKNRNVAETLHNPKKMALMCTIIGMVVVTFLNTTASAVPEALQVTAVKVLVPAANLLVNIIMPVIFWLAAIDAGKRSGLWGTVFGGLAQLIMGNAVPGLVLGILIGKGVDDGGWNRVTKIMMAAIVVLFVLSGFFRGFDMKMLESFHLGVPNWLDLLHNSLSGK; encoded by the coding sequence GTGATGTTCTTAATTATATTAATAAAATCGCTCATCATCGGCGGCCTGGTTGGTGTTGGCGTTGGCGCCGGTGCTGCGCGTATGTTTCATGCGCCCACCTCTCAGGGAATGGGTGCATTTCGTACGTTAGGCGAACTTAACTCCTGTGAAGGCGACCCGGCTTCGCACTTCTCATTCGGCCTCGGCTTCTTCTTTAACGCCTGGGCGTCATCGGTTGCTGCCGGTGCGTTTACCCAGGACGTTGACCACCGCATCATCCCACACTGGGGTGCCGCGGCGCTGATGATCAAAAACCGTAATGTCGCTGAAACCCTGCACAATCCGAAGAAAATGGCGCTGATGTGCACCATTATCGGCATGGTAGTAGTGACCTTCCTGAACACCACCGCCTCTGCGGTACCGGAAGCGCTTCAGGTCACCGCCGTTAAGGTTCTGGTTCCTGCGGCTAACCTGCTGGTTAACATCATCATGCCGGTTATTTTCTGGCTGGCGGCTATCGATGCCGGTAAACGCTCTGGCCTGTGGGGCACCGTATTTGGCGGTCTGGCGCAGCTCATCATGGGTAACGCCGTACCGGGCCTGGTACTGGGTATCCTTATCGGTAAAGGCGTCGATGACGGCGGCTGGAACCGGGTTACCAAAATCATGATGGCAGCAATTGTGGTGCTGTTTGTCTTAAGCGGCTTCTTCCGCGGCTTCGATATGAAGATGCTGGAGTCCTTCCACCTGGGCGTACCGAACTGGCTGGATCTGCTGCATAACTCCCTGAGCGGTAAATAA
- a CDS encoding L-seryl-tRNA selenium transferase, which translates to MSSIYEKYGLKQVINASGRMTILGVSTPRPEVVEAAMTGMNHYFEMKDLVDKTGDYIAGLLKVEAATVVSCASAGIAQSVAAMLVKDSEWLLENLHVTPVENNEIVLPKGHNVNFGAPVGTMVALGGGKLVEAGYANECSAAQLAAAITPRTAAILYIKSHHCVQKSMLNVAQAAEVARSHGLPLIVDAAAEEDLQAYYQMGADLVIYSGAKAIEGPTSGLVIGKRQHIEWVKRQSYGIGRAMKVGKEGILGLTCAIEHYLSAEKETGAQMVEKMTPFINELNDINGVTARVVWDGAGRDIARTEIKFDEKVTGLPTGDLVQALKQGQYAIYFRGYKANEGIIEADVRSVNQAQLAIISSRINELLKEHRA; encoded by the coding sequence ATGTCTTCGATCTATGAAAAGTATGGTCTCAAACAGGTGATTAACGCCTCCGGGCGCATGACGATTCTCGGCGTATCGACGCCGCGTCCGGAAGTGGTTGAAGCGGCAATGACCGGGATGAATCACTACTTTGAAATGAAAGACCTGGTTGATAAAACCGGGGACTACATCGCCGGGCTGCTCAAGGTGGAAGCTGCGACCGTGGTCTCTTGTGCTTCAGCGGGTATCGCGCAGTCGGTCGCGGCCATGCTGGTAAAAGACAGCGAATGGTTGCTGGAAAATCTGCACGTTACGCCGGTGGAAAATAACGAGATTGTGCTGCCAAAAGGCCACAACGTTAACTTTGGCGCGCCGGTAGGCACCATGGTAGCTCTGGGCGGTGGCAAGCTGGTGGAAGCGGGCTATGCCAACGAATGTTCTGCGGCCCAGCTGGCAGCGGCAATCACTCCGCGCACCGCGGCTATTCTCTATATCAAATCGCACCATTGCGTGCAGAAAAGCATGCTCAACGTGGCGCAGGCGGCAGAGGTTGCACGCTCTCACGGGCTGCCGCTTATCGTCGATGCGGCGGCGGAAGAAGATTTGCAGGCTTACTACCAGATGGGTGCCGACCTGGTCATCTACAGCGGCGCTAAGGCTATCGAAGGCCCAACCAGCGGCCTGGTTATCGGCAAACGCCAGCATATCGAATGGGTTAAACGCCAGTCTTACGGCATTGGCCGTGCCATGAAGGTGGGCAAAGAGGGCATTCTTGGCCTGACCTGCGCCATCGAGCACTACCTGAGCGCTGAAAAAGAGACCGGTGCCCAGATGGTTGAGAAAATGACGCCATTTATCAACGAGCTGAATGATATCAACGGTGTAACCGCCCGCGTAGTATGGGATGGTGCCGGTCGTGATATCGCCCGTACCGAAATCAAATTTGATGAAAAAGTTACCGGACTGCCAACCGGTGACCTGGTACAGGCCCTGAAACAGGGGCAATACGCTATCTATTTCCGCGGCTACAAGGCCAATGAAGGCATTATTGAAGCCGATGTGCGCAGCGTTAACCAGGCGCAGCTGGCTATTATTTCTTCACGTATCAATGAATTACTTAAGGAACACCGCGCATGA
- a CDS encoding LysR family transcriptional regulator: protein MQLNNEITFRKLAIFVAFMERGNIGRTAEALGMSSVSVHRALHTLEESICCPLFVHQGRNLIPQPAAHTLAEHARELLKMMENGLEETRKVAGLGGGRLRIGTLYSLTLETVPRLVMGMKLRRPELELDLTMGSNLALLTMLEQNKLDALLISASGSEIDTAKLEMLPLFDDRICLAAPVSAGLDTSQPADLRQFRHQRFVSLAEGFATYAGFKEAFDIAGFEPQIAMRVNDIFSMLSLVQAGVGMTLMPERMKKVYEHDVQLLPLAEPYQMRQRIVLVFPRNRERDPNLLALAAEGRMYARNQQAGAKISG, encoded by the coding sequence ATGCAGCTCAATAATGAGATTACCTTTCGCAAGCTGGCCATCTTCGTGGCTTTTATGGAACGGGGAAACATTGGCCGCACCGCCGAAGCACTGGGCATGAGCAGCGTCAGCGTGCACCGGGCATTGCATACCTTAGAAGAGAGCATCTGCTGCCCGCTATTCGTTCATCAGGGGCGCAATCTTATCCCCCAGCCTGCGGCCCATACCCTGGCCGAACACGCCCGCGAGCTGCTGAAAATGATGGAGAATGGGCTGGAGGAGACCCGCAAGGTCGCCGGACTGGGAGGCGGGCGGCTGCGCATCGGCACGCTTTACTCCCTGACGCTGGAGACCGTGCCGCGCCTGGTGATGGGCATGAAATTACGTCGCCCGGAACTGGAGCTGGATTTGACCATGGGTTCAAATCTGGCGTTATTGACGATGCTTGAGCAGAACAAATTGGATGCCCTGCTTATCTCTGCTTCCGGCAGTGAAATAGACACGGCAAAGCTTGAGATGTTGCCCCTGTTTGATGATCGCATTTGCCTCGCCGCACCGGTCAGCGCCGGGCTGGATACCAGTCAGCCCGCCGATTTACGCCAATTCCGCCACCAGCGGTTTGTCTCGCTGGCCGAAGGGTTTGCCACTTATGCCGGTTTTAAAGAGGCATTTGATATCGCCGGGTTTGAGCCGCAAATTGCCATGCGGGTGAATGATATCTTCTCCATGCTAAGCCTGGTGCAGGCTGGCGTCGGTATGACGCTGATGCCGGAGCGTATGAAGAAAGTGTATGAACACGATGTGCAACTGCTGCCGCTGGCCGAGCCTTATCAGATGCGTCAGCGCATAGTGCTGGTCTTTCCGCGTAACCGCGAGCGTGACCCCAACCTGCTGGCACTGGCCGCCGAAGGGCGGATGTATGCGCGTAATCAGCAGGCGGGAGCCAAAATCAGCGGCTGA
- a CDS encoding transcription antiterminator BglG: protein MRFPNQRLAQLFLLLQNETLPQDELANRLGVSTRTVRADITALNALLEQNGARFVLNRGEGYQLSVEDPKRYALLCESQTPQLKVPRTGPERVNYLLVRFLTSAWSLKLEDLSEEWFVSRATLQNDMAEVREHFNRYNLTIETRPRHGMKLFGSEMALRACLTDLLWELSLADGESSNLFSEAISGEVMDRLAPRLNDSFSRHQIRITDEGARFICLYCAVAVRRIGEGFPLPEFRADDSDEAVRLAAHEIAREVEILAGKPLSSAEEQWLQVHISARRIQDVAPSAINADDEDALVNYILRYINQHYNYNLLNDEQLHADLLTHIRTMITRVRYQIHIPNPLLDNIKQHYPMAYDMTLAAVSSWGKYTPYSISENEIGFLVLHIGVGLERHYNIGYQRQPHVLLVCDTGNSTVRMIQAMLLRKYPQLEVTRIITLRDYEQLTVVEEDFVISTARIPEIGKPVVVMSPFPTDYQLEQIGKLVLVDRTRPYILNKYFDAQHFMVVREPIDQQTLFERLCEQLQREGYVGETFLHSVTEREAIVSTMFGDGIALPHSLGLMADKTVVYTVLAPEGITWGAETAHVIFLLAISKQEYEEAMAIYELFVTFLRERAVTRLRDCGDFASFHQVAMECLTRF, encoded by the coding sequence GTGCGATTCCCCAATCAGAGGCTGGCTCAGCTTTTCCTGTTGCTGCAAAACGAAACCCTGCCTCAGGATGAGCTGGCCAATCGTCTGGGCGTGTCCACTCGTACCGTTCGTGCAGATATCACGGCGTTAAATGCGCTGCTGGAGCAGAACGGCGCGCGCTTTGTTCTTAACCGGGGTGAGGGCTATCAGCTCAGCGTTGAAGACCCTAAGCGTTACGCCCTGCTGTGTGAATCCCAGACTCCGCAGCTTAAAGTTCCGCGCACCGGCCCGGAGCGGGTCAACTATCTGCTGGTGCGCTTTCTGACCTCCGCCTGGTCGTTAAAGCTCGAAGATCTTAGTGAGGAGTGGTTTGTCAGCCGCGCCACGCTGCAAAACGATATGGCCGAAGTGCGCGAACATTTCAATCGCTATAACCTCACCATCGAAACCCGTCCGCGCCACGGCATGAAGCTGTTTGGCAGTGAGATGGCGCTGCGTGCCTGCCTTACCGATTTGCTGTGGGAATTAAGCCTGGCCGACGGCGAGAGTTCGAATTTATTCTCCGAGGCGATAAGCGGCGAAGTCATGGATCGTCTGGCTCCCCGCCTTAATGATAGCTTCAGCCGCCATCAGATTCGTATTACGGACGAGGGCGCGCGCTTTATCTGCCTGTACTGCGCGGTGGCGGTGCGGCGCATCGGTGAAGGTTTCCCGCTGCCGGAGTTTCGTGCCGATGATAGCGATGAGGCGGTACGTCTGGCGGCTCATGAGATAGCGCGTGAGGTGGAGATTCTGGCGGGTAAACCCCTGTCCAGCGCCGAGGAACAGTGGTTGCAGGTGCACATTTCCGCGCGACGTATTCAGGATGTGGCTCCCAGCGCCATCAATGCCGACGATGAAGACGCGCTGGTTAATTACATCCTGCGCTATATCAATCAGCACTATAACTACAACCTGCTTAACGACGAGCAGCTGCATGCGGATCTGCTGACCCATATTCGCACCATGATAACCCGCGTGCGTTATCAGATTCATATCCCAAATCCGCTGCTGGATAACATCAAACAGCACTATCCGATGGCCTACGATATGACCCTGGCGGCGGTATCCAGCTGGGGAAAATACACGCCTTACTCCATCAGCGAGAACGAAATCGGTTTTCTGGTCTTACACATTGGGGTAGGGCTGGAGCGCCATTACAACATTGGTTATCAGCGCCAACCGCACGTGCTGCTGGTGTGCGATACTGGGAATTCGACGGTACGTATGATCCAGGCAATGTTGCTGCGCAAATATCCGCAGCTGGAAGTGACGCGGATCATCACCCTGCGTGACTATGAGCAGCTCACCGTCGTGGAAGAAGATTTTGTTATTTCCACCGCGCGAATCCCTGAAATAGGTAAGCCGGTGGTGGTGATGTCACCGTTCCCGACCGACTATCAGTTAGAGCAGATTGGCAAGCTGGTGTTAGTTGACCGTACCCGGCCTTATATTCTCAACAAATACTTTGATGCCCAGCATTTCATGGTGGTGCGGGAGCCTATTGATCAGCAAACTCTGTTCGAGCGTCTGTGCGAGCAGTTGCAGCGTGAAGGTTATGTCGGTGAGACTTTCCTCCATTCGGTGACTGAGCGTGAAGCTATCGTCAGCACTATGTTTGGCGACGGTATTGCGCTGCCGCACTCGCTGGGGCTGATGGCGGATAAAACCGTGGTGTATACCGTGCTGGCTCCAGAAGGTATTACCTGGGGAGCGGAAACCGCGCACGTCATATTTCTGCTGGCAATCAGTAAACAGGAATATGAAGAGGCAATGGCGATTTACGAGCTGTTTGTCACTTTCCTGCGCGAGAGGGCGGTGACCAGGCTGCGTGACTGTGGGGATTTTGCCAGCTTTCACCAGGTGGCAATGGAGTGCCTGACGAGGTTCTGA
- a CDS encoding transporter: protein MTYVIIHALAPIFVIMLLGYWAGKAKMVDNQNVALLNIFVMDFALPAALFSATVQTAWSGIVAQVPLIVVLTLAMWITYAAIYFLAVKVFHKSPQDAAVLTLTVALPNYAALGLPILGSVLGEGPSTSLSVAVSIACGSVLMTPFCLLILEREKARAAGGSQSLAMLPILMWRSVKKPIVWGPLLGVVLSALGIKMPEMLLASIKPLGLSATAAALFLTGVILSARRLQINSMVITSTIAKLLIQPFIAWGIALALGLHGDMAITAILMIALAAGFFGVVFGNRFGVQSPDAEAVLLLSSLLSILSLPLFITLTHGV from the coding sequence ATGACTTACGTGATTATCCACGCTCTTGCCCCGATATTTGTCATCATGTTGCTCGGCTATTGGGCCGGGAAAGCCAAAATGGTTGATAACCAGAATGTGGCTCTGCTCAATATCTTCGTGATGGATTTTGCCCTACCGGCGGCGCTGTTCAGCGCTACCGTCCAAACCGCATGGAGTGGCATTGTCGCCCAGGTGCCGCTGATTGTGGTGTTAACGCTGGCGATGTGGATAACCTACGCCGCTATCTACTTTCTGGCGGTGAAGGTATTCCACAAATCTCCGCAGGATGCGGCGGTGCTGACGCTGACCGTAGCGCTGCCCAACTATGCCGCACTGGGCCTGCCAATTCTCGGCAGCGTGCTGGGTGAAGGCCCTTCCACCTCACTCTCGGTGGCGGTGTCGATTGCCTGCGGATCGGTGCTGATGACGCCGTTCTGTCTGCTGATCCTCGAGCGCGAGAAAGCGCGTGCCGCTGGCGGTAGTCAGTCGCTGGCGATGCTGCCGATACTGATGTGGCGCTCGGTGAAAAAGCCCATAGTCTGGGGGCCGCTGCTGGGCGTAGTGCTCTCGGCGCTGGGTATTAAGATGCCGGAGATGCTGCTGGCTTCGATCAAACCGCTGGGCCTGTCGGCTACCGCTGCGGCGCTGTTCCTGACCGGGGTTATTCTGTCGGCGCGCCGGTTACAGATCAATTCGATGGTTATCACCTCGACTATCGCCAAGCTGTTGATCCAGCCGTTTATTGCCTGGGGGATCGCGCTGGCGCTGGGGCTGCATGGCGATATGGCGATCACCGCGATTTTGATGATAGCCCTGGCGGCTGGCTTCTTCGGCGTGGTGTTTGGTAACCGGTTCGGGGTGCAGTCTCCGGATGCCGAGGCGGTGCTGCTGCTCAGCTCGCTGCTGAGCATCTTATCGCTGCCGCTATTTATTACATTAACCCACGGAGTTTAA